A genome region from Methanobacterium aggregans includes the following:
- a CDS encoding acetyl-CoA carboxylase biotin carboxylase subunit, whose translation MFKKVLIANRGEIAIRVMRACRELDVKSVAVYSDADNNSLFAKYADEAYNIGEPAPAKSYLNIDRIIDVAEKSGAEAIHPGYGFLAENSRLGDECKKHGIKLIGPEGSVINAMGSKIESKKLMQKAGVPVVPGASKGISSIDEAVSMAESIGYPIIVKASAGGGGIGMRTVYEEDELVRAIESTKSVAASAFGDSTVYIEKYIEEPRHIEFQILADEHGNTIHVADRECSIQRRHQKLIEEAPSPIMTEELRDKMGSAAVKAAASIGYTNAGTVEFIYSDGKFYFLEMNTRIQVEHPITEFVTGVDLVKEQIKIAAGRELCCSQDEIHVHGHAIECRINAEDPLNDFAPNPGKITGYRSPGGTGVRVDSGVYMNYTIPPYYDSMISKLIVWGRTRNEAIARMKRALSEYVILGVKTTIPFHKSMMNNIHFRQAQLHTHFVDEHKQEIAENMEKVLIADKEMEARLKSTFLPSKKIAAVSGAVSNYMAHSIGQKEEK comes from the coding sequence ATGTTTAAAAAGGTTTTGATTGCAAACCGAGGCGAAATTGCCATACGAGTAATGAGGGCTTGCAGAGAACTGGATGTTAAAAGTGTTGCAGTTTATTCAGATGCTGATAATAACTCACTTTTTGCCAAGTATGCAGATGAAGCCTACAACATAGGTGAACCAGCACCAGCTAAAAGTTACCTGAACATCGACAGGATAATCGATGTTGCAGAGAAATCTGGTGCAGAAGCCATACATCCAGGCTACGGGTTCCTTGCTGAGAATTCCCGCCTTGGAGATGAATGTAAAAAACACGGCATAAAACTCATAGGACCTGAAGGTTCAGTTATAAATGCAATGGGAAGTAAGATCGAATCTAAAAAGCTCATGCAGAAAGCAGGTGTTCCTGTTGTACCCGGTGCCAGTAAAGGAATAAGCAGTATAGATGAAGCAGTTTCCATGGCAGAATCCATAGGCTACCCCATAATTGTTAAGGCATCTGCAGGTGGTGGGGGCATAGGTATGAGGACAGTTTACGAGGAGGATGAACTCGTAAGGGCAATAGAGTCCACAAAATCCGTGGCTGCTTCAGCCTTCGGAGACTCCACAGTGTACATAGAGAAGTACATAGAGGAACCAAGGCACATAGAGTTCCAGATACTTGCAGATGAACACGGCAACACCATACACGTTGCAGACAGAGAGTGTTCAATCCAGAGAAGGCATCAGAAACTGATAGAAGAGGCACCATCCCCAATCATGACTGAGGAACTCCGGGATAAAATGGGTTCTGCAGCGGTTAAGGCAGCTGCATCCATTGGTTACACAAATGCAGGTACAGTTGAATTCATATATTCAGATGGAAAGTTCTACTTCCTTGAGATGAACACCCGTATACAGGTGGAGCATCCAATAACAGAGTTCGTGACAGGCGTGGACCTTGTGAAGGAACAAATAAAAATTGCAGCTGGAAGAGAACTCTGCTGCAGTCAGGATGAAATACATGTCCATGGACATGCCATAGAGTGTCGTATAAATGCTGAAGACCCGTTAAATGATTTTGCACCTAACCCTGGTAAAATCACAGGTTACAGGTCTCCAGGAGGTACTGGTGTCCGTGTGGACAGTGGTGTTTACATGAACTACACCATACCCCCCTACTACGATTCAATGATATCCAAACTCATAGTATGGGGAAGAACACGTAACGAGGCAATTGCACGTATGAAACGTGCACTATCTGAGTACGTTATTCTCGGTGTTAAAACAACCATTCCATTCCACAAGTCCATGATGAATAACATACATTTCAGGCAGGCACAGCTTCACACACACTTCGTGGATGAACACAAACAGGAAATAGCTGAAAATATGGAAAAAGTTTTAATTGCAGATAAAGAAATGGAAGCACGTCTTAAATCAACATTCTTACCATCCAAGAAGATTGCAGCTGTTTCTGGAGCTGTTTCAAATTATATGGCCCATTCAATTGGTCAAAAAGAGGAGAAATAG
- a CDS encoding METTL5 family protein encodes MFKKKKQLEMILQQIPGHTDPRADLEQYSTPSNIAADMLWNAAAIGDLEGFKVVDLGCGTGIFALGAALMGASESVGVDVDGRALKVAESYASRMGIEDRVKFVEANVKDFAEPADTVIQNPPFGAQKAHSKEADRIFMEKAVQTAPVVYSFHMKETESFVEKFFNSLGMEVTHRFYYSFPIPRIYDFHQKEKVHVRVVVLRVQRKG; translated from the coding sequence ATGTTCAAAAAGAAAAAACAGCTTGAGATGATCCTTCAGCAGATCCCGGGACACACAGATCCCAGGGCGGATCTGGAACAGTACTCAACACCATCAAACATTGCTGCAGACATGCTCTGGAATGCGGCTGCAATTGGGGATCTGGAAGGGTTTAAGGTTGTTGATCTTGGCTGTGGAACAGGAATATTTGCACTGGGTGCAGCACTCATGGGTGCATCAGAATCCGTGGGTGTTGATGTTGATGGAAGAGCTTTGAAGGTTGCAGAATCATATGCTTCCAGAATGGGGATTGAAGATAGGGTTAAATTTGTAGAGGCCAATGTCAAGGACTTTGCTGAACCTGCAGATACCGTGATCCAGAACCCGCCCTTCGGGGCTCAAAAAGCCCATAGCAAGGAAGCTGACAGAATTTTCATGGAAAAAGCAGTTCAAACAGCTCCTGTGGTTTATTCATTTCACATGAAGGAGACTGAAAGCTTTGTGGAAAAATTTTTCAACTCACTGGGCATGGAGGTCACCCACAGATTTTACTACTCCTTCCCAATACCCAGGATCTATGATTTTCACCAGAAGGAAAAGGTCCATGTGAGGGTTGTTGTTTTAAGGGTTCAAAGGAAGGGTTGA
- a CDS encoding putative RNA uridine N3 methyltransferase: protein MEQNHITIFIPASILAETKDLRIRTYKVGLIGRSAALFKVDRIVVYNDNSQKEDVKFISDVLTYMNTPQYLRKQVFPITRELRNVGILPPLRTPHHPTGELHEGDYRQGLTIKRTKKGTIVDIGADKLALCKEKLSVNKVLSFRVSKLAKEITIVPDTPDFYWGYDTISTYKNLHESIQSLKPKPELVIGTSRYAAPITSVLDEVKERLKGSKHTAILFGGPYSGLHDLIPSQKEKELIDLEVNTVPSQGTKTVRTEEAVLSTLSVFNLLLNSE from the coding sequence ATGGAACAAAATCATATTACTATCTTTATCCCGGCTTCAATCCTAGCTGAAACAAAAGATTTAAGAATAAGAACATACAAAGTAGGCCTGATTGGAAGATCTGCAGCCCTATTTAAGGTTGACAGAATCGTGGTTTACAACGATAATTCCCAAAAAGAAGACGTAAAGTTTATTAGTGATGTCCTCACTTATATGAATACGCCTCAATATCTAAGAAAACAGGTATTTCCTATAACAAGGGAACTTCGAAACGTTGGCATTCTTCCGCCGCTTAGAACTCCCCATCACCCAACTGGAGAACTCCATGAAGGTGACTATAGACAGGGATTAACAATTAAAAGAACCAAAAAAGGCACCATAGTTGATATCGGTGCTGATAAGCTTGCTCTTTGTAAAGAGAAACTCAGCGTAAATAAGGTGCTGAGCTTCAGGGTTTCAAAGCTCGCAAAAGAGATAACCATAGTGCCAGACACCCCAGATTTCTATTGGGGTTATGATACAATATCTACTTATAAAAATTTACATGAAAGTATACAATCGCTGAAACCAAAACCTGAATTGGTTATTGGAACATCGAGGTATGCAGCGCCCATCACTTCTGTTTTAGACGAAGTAAAAGAACGTTTAAAGGGCTCCAAACACACTGCTATTTTGTTTGGTGGTCCGTATTCAGGCTTACATGATCTCATTCCCAGCCAGAAGGAAAAGGAACTCATAGATCTTGAAGTTAACACAGTTCCCTCACAGGGGACTAAAACTGTAAGGACTGAAGAGGCGGTTTTATCAACTTTATCTGTGTTTAACTTGCTCTTAAACTCAGAGTAA
- the rpl3p gene encoding 50S ribosomal protein L3, with protein sequence MTRHHQPRKGSVAFSPRKRAAKESPRINAWPETEETCLLGFPGYKVGMTHVTMLDTIKGSPTEGLEVSTPVTILEAPAVVAMGIRAYRKDTRGLKTMTDIIAAGLEGDIERTITPPKEDKVQAKIAELREKLDEVEDIRVLIHTKPKLASIPKKRPEILEFGIGGKTVAEKLDYAESVLGKEITPQDTFNDGEHADAVAVTKGKGFQGPVKRFGVRIQYGKAARSSKKRHVGSIGPWTPARTMWTVAMAGQMGYHKRTEFNKKILKVGDVSEADAVNPEGGFVKYGLVKNGYFMVKGSVPGPSKRLIVLRKAIRPHGKHDDVPQISYISTASKQGV encoded by the coding sequence ATGACTAGACATCATCAACCAAGAAAAGGATCAGTTGCATTTAGTCCTAGAAAAAGAGCGGCTAAAGAATCACCAAGAATAAACGCTTGGCCTGAGACAGAAGAAACATGTCTCTTAGGATTCCCAGGCTACAAGGTGGGCATGACCCACGTCACAATGCTTGACACAATAAAAGGTTCACCAACAGAGGGACTGGAAGTATCTACACCAGTAACCATACTGGAAGCTCCAGCTGTTGTTGCCATGGGTATAAGGGCCTACAGAAAGGACACCCGTGGACTTAAAACCATGACAGATATTATTGCAGCAGGCCTTGAGGGAGACATTGAAAGGACAATAACCCCACCAAAAGAGGATAAGGTTCAGGCAAAAATAGCTGAACTCAGGGAAAAACTTGATGAAGTGGAAGATATAAGGGTTTTAATCCATACCAAACCAAAACTTGCAAGCATCCCAAAGAAAAGACCTGAGATACTTGAATTTGGAATCGGTGGAAAAACAGTTGCAGAAAAACTTGACTATGCTGAAAGCGTTCTTGGAAAGGAAATAACTCCTCAGGACACATTCAACGATGGGGAACACGCTGACGCAGTTGCAGTAACCAAGGGTAAAGGATTCCAGGGACCAGTAAAAAGGTTCGGTGTCAGGATACAGTACGGTAAAGCTGCAAGAAGTAGTAAAAAAAGGCACGTTGGTTCGATTGGACCATGGACACCTGCAAGGACCATGTGGACAGTTGCAATGGCTGGTCAGATGGGATACCATAAAAGGACAGAATTTAACAAGAAAATCCTAAAAGTAGGAGATGTGTCTGAAGCAGATGCAGTAAACCCCGAAGGAGGATTCGTTAAATACGGCCTCGTTAAAAATGGTTACTTCATGGTTAAAGGTTCAGTTCCAGGACCATCAAAAAGGCTTATAGTTCTAAGAAAAGCCATAAGGCCACACGGAAAACATGATGACGTTCCTCAGATATCATACATAAGTACAGCTTCAAAACAGGGAGTTTAA
- the rpl4p gene encoding 50S ribosomal protein L4 translates to MEKIKVYSLEGEVIDEIELPEIFMEEFRPDLIKRAVISSQTARVQPWGANPRAGMRTTAKSFGSGRGAAMVPRVKGSRHPAASKAARIPQATGGRKAHPPKVQKNIHEKINRKERRLAIRSAVAATANRDIVAARGHRIEGLAQIPFVVDDELATVKRTKETREIFEKLGIMDDVLRAKNGRNIRAGRGKTRGRKYKNTKGPLVVVAEDKGISLGARNHAGIDVVSVENLNAELLAPGTHPGRLTIYTKSAALKLGELFKQ, encoded by the coding sequence ATGGAGAAGATCAAGGTTTATTCATTGGAAGGTGAAGTCATAGACGAAATTGAACTTCCTGAAATTTTCATGGAAGAATTCAGACCTGACCTGATAAAAAGGGCAGTCATATCCTCACAAACAGCCAGGGTACAACCATGGGGAGCAAACCCAAGGGCTGGTATGAGGACAACTGCAAAATCCTTTGGTTCAGGCCGAGGTGCAGCAATGGTGCCACGTGTAAAAGGTTCAAGGCACCCAGCAGCTTCAAAAGCAGCCCGTATACCACAGGCAACTGGCGGTAGAAAAGCCCACCCACCAAAAGTTCAGAAAAATATTCACGAAAAAATAAACAGGAAAGAAAGAAGACTCGCAATAAGGTCTGCAGTTGCAGCAACAGCAAACAGGGACATTGTAGCAGCAAGGGGCCACAGAATTGAGGGTCTTGCTCAGATACCATTCGTTGTTGATGATGAACTTGCAACTGTCAAAAGGACAAAAGAAACCCGTGAAATATTTGAAAAACTCGGAATAATGGATGATGTTCTACGTGCTAAAAACGGCCGTAACATCAGGGCAGGAAGAGGTAAAACAAGGGGAAGAAAATACAAAAATACAAAAGGACCTTTAGTGGTTGTTGCAGAGGATAAAGGAATAAGCCTCGGTGCAAGAAACCATGCAGGAATAGATGTTGTCAGTGTTGAAAACCTCAACGCAGAACTTCTAGCCCCTGGTACTCACCCTGGAAGACTCACAATTTACACAAAATCAGCTGCCCTAAAATTAGGAGAGCTTTTCAAGCAATAA
- a CDS encoding 50S ribosomal protein L23, with translation MDPYSIIVKPQLTEKSMNAIDQNNELTFVVRRTANRSQIKRAFEDMFDVKVERVNTQIRSTTGQKLAYIKLKEEDSAEDIAMKMGVF, from the coding sequence ATGGATCCTTACTCAATTATAGTAAAACCACAGTTAACAGAAAAAAGTATGAATGCAATTGATCAGAACAACGAGCTGACCTTTGTAGTACGAAGAACCGCAAACAGGTCCCAGATAAAAAGAGCTTTCGAGGACATGTTCGATGTGAAGGTTGAAAGGGTAAACACCCAGATAAGATCCACCACCGGTCAAAAATTAGCCTACATAAAACTAAAAGAAGAAGACAGCGCAGAAGACATAGCAATGAAGATGGGTGTATTCTAA
- a CDS encoding 50S ribosomal protein L2 — MGKRLIIQRRGRGTPTYKSASHRFKGKIAYRSYDDIEKEGSLKGKVADIMHDPGRTAPVALVKFENGEKQLILAPEGIQIDDEIECGISAPISPGNSLPLGEIPEGTPLYNLERIPGDGGKFVKSSGTYASLITHDIGKAIVELPSGELKAFNPRCRATIGVVAGGGRKDKPFLKAGNRYHALKAKGKKCVSVRGVAMNAVDHPHGGGNRQHPGKPTTVSRNAPPGRKVGSIAARRTGRRR; from the coding sequence ATGGGAAAACGATTAATAATTCAGAGGAGAGGAAGAGGAACTCCTACTTACAAGAGTGCATCACACAGGTTCAAGGGAAAAATAGCCTACAGATCCTACGATGATATAGAGAAAGAGGGCAGCCTCAAGGGAAAAGTTGCAGACATCATGCACGACCCTGGTCGAACTGCTCCTGTTGCACTTGTTAAATTCGAAAATGGAGAAAAACAACTTATTTTAGCTCCTGAAGGAATACAGATCGATGATGAAATTGAATGTGGTATTTCAGCACCAATAAGTCCTGGAAACTCATTACCACTTGGAGAAATTCCTGAAGGAACACCTTTATACAATCTTGAAAGAATTCCAGGAGACGGCGGTAAATTCGTCAAGTCTTCAGGTACTTACGCTTCTTTAATAACCCATGATATTGGTAAAGCTATTGTGGAATTACCATCCGGTGAATTAAAGGCATTCAACCCCCGCTGCAGGGCAACCATTGGTGTTGTTGCTGGTGGAGGAAGAAAGGACAAACCATTCCTCAAAGCAGGAAACAGGTACCATGCACTTAAAGCCAAAGGTAAAAAATGTGTCAGTGTCAGAGGAGTGGCAATGAACGCAGTGGATCACCCACACGGTGGTGGAAACAGACAGCACCCTGGAAAGCCAACAACAGTATCCAGAAACGCACCACCAGGAAGAAAGGTTGGTTCAATAGCTGCCCGAAGGACAGGAAGAAGGAGATAA
- the rpsS gene encoding 30S ribosomal protein S19 codes for MARKEFRYRGYTLEDLQEMPLDNVIQLLPSRQRRSLKRGFLPRQKKVLENIRKVKKEGTTGGRPVVIKTHCRDMIVLPEMVGMAFGIYNGKEFVEVTIQPEMIGCYFGEFALTRSRVQHGDPGMGATRSSMFVPLK; via the coding sequence TTGGCAAGAAAAGAATTCAGATATCGCGGTTACACCCTGGAAGACTTGCAGGAAATGCCGTTAGATAATGTTATACAGCTTTTACCATCAAGGCAGAGAAGGTCCCTTAAAAGGGGATTCCTTCCAAGGCAGAAAAAAGTCTTAGAGAACATAAGGAAGGTTAAAAAAGAGGGCACTACAGGTGGAAGGCCAGTAGTAATAAAAACCCATTGCAGGGACATGATAGTCCTTCCTGAAATGGTTGGAATGGCCTTCGGTATTTACAATGGAAAGGAATTTGTTGAAGTCACAATACAGCCTGAGATGATAGGCTGTTACTTCGGTGAGTTCGCACTTACAAGATCAAGGGTTCAGCACGGAGATCCAGGTATGGGTGCAACAAGATCATCCATGTTTGTGCCGCTTAAATAA
- the rplV gene encoding 50S ribosomal protein L22 produces MAKIKYAYQDEYDGKTAKAAGRALKISPKHAVEICSAVRGMYLDEAKEYLEQVIQMEKPIPFKRHNKKVGHKRGLKGWPTGRYPVKAATQILQVLANAEANAEYKGLETDNLKIVHASSHRGYVIRGWTARAFGRASPFNTTTTHVQIVLGEA; encoded by the coding sequence ATGGCAAAGATCAAATACGCTTATCAGGATGAGTACGACGGAAAAACAGCAAAAGCTGCAGGGAGAGCTCTTAAGATCTCCCCCAAACATGCTGTTGAGATATGCAGCGCAGTAAGGGGAATGTATCTTGACGAAGCCAAAGAATATCTGGAACAGGTAATCCAGATGGAGAAACCCATACCATTCAAAAGACACAACAAAAAGGTTGGTCACAAAAGGGGTTTAAAAGGATGGCCAACAGGAAGGTATCCTGTTAAAGCAGCCACCCAGATCCTTCAGGTACTGGCTAACGCAGAGGCAAACGCAGAATACAAAGGACTCGAAACAGATAACCTCAAAATAGTTCACGCATCAAGCCACCGCGGCTACGTGATCAGAGGATGGACGGCAAGAGCATTTGGAAGGGCAAGTCCGTTCAACACAACAACAACCCATGTGCAGATAGTTCTAGGGGAGGCATAG
- the rpmC gene encoding 50S ribosomal protein L29 yields the protein MVILRSKEIRVMETDEIQKKLEELRAEHSKMVSKSAAAGVNENPGKIKELKRTIARVLTILNEKNQEK from the coding sequence ATGGTAATATTAAGAAGCAAGGAAATACGGGTAATGGAAACAGATGAGATCCAGAAAAAACTGGAGGAACTCCGGGCAGAGCATTCAAAAATGGTTTCAAAAAGTGCAGCTGCTGGAGTCAACGAAAATCCAGGAAAGATAAAGGAACTTAAAAGAACGATCGCACGTGTCCTTACCATATTAAATGAAAAAAACCAGGAGAAATAA
- the yciH gene encoding stress response translation initiation inhibitor YciH yields the protein MKVCEICGLPEELCVCEEIAREIQKVKVYTVRRRFGKLMTIVEGIDEHDIDVRELTKELKAKCACGGTAKKGQIELQGDHKKKVKEVLANMGFSSDTIEIKDRDDKNRKRRGKRR from the coding sequence ATGAAAGTCTGTGAGATATGCGGTCTTCCAGAAGAACTTTGCGTCTGTGAGGAGATAGCCAGAGAAATTCAAAAGGTTAAGGTATACACAGTAAGAAGAAGATTCGGGAAACTCATGACCATTGTCGAGGGAATAGATGAACACGACATTGACGTGAGGGAACTAACAAAGGAACTCAAGGCAAAATGTGCCTGTGGAGGTACAGCTAAGAAGGGTCAGATAGAGCTTCAGGGCGACCACAAGAAAAAGGTCAAAGAAGTTCTTGCAAACATGGGCTTTTCTTCAGACACCATTGAGATAAAGGATAGAGATGATAAAAATAGGAAAAGAAGAGGTAAAAGGCGATAA
- the rnp1 gene encoding ribonuclease P protein component 1, with translation MITPQNIFQHEFIGLHVEVKESSHEGFIGINGKVVDETRNTITVETDDGVEKLVPKKASTFRFKLPEGAMVEIDGSVIVARPEDRIKKKFRKYW, from the coding sequence ATGATCACTCCACAAAACATATTTCAGCACGAGTTTATAGGCCTCCATGTTGAGGTCAAAGAAAGCTCGCATGAAGGATTCATCGGGATAAATGGAAAAGTTGTTGATGAAACCAGAAACACCATCACAGTGGAAACTGATGATGGGGTTGAAAAACTGGTTCCAAAAAAAGCTTCAACATTTCGCTTCAAATTACCTGAAGGTGCCATGGTTGAAATAGACGGCAGTGTAATTGTTGCCCGTCCCGAGGACAGGATCAAGAAGAAGTTCAGAAAATACTGGTAG
- a CDS encoding 30S ribosomal protein S17, producing MVGIDVKEPKTKCDDPNCPFHGTLPVRGQILEGIVTSDKAERTITVERSFYKFIRKYERYEKRKSKITAHKPDCIELKVGDAVKIAECRPLSKTKHFVVVEVKGES from the coding sequence ATGGTTGGTATCGACGTTAAAGAACCAAAAACAAAATGTGATGATCCTAACTGTCCGTTTCACGGAACCCTCCCTGTAAGGGGTCAAATATTAGAGGGAATTGTTACAAGTGACAAGGCAGAAAGAACAATCACTGTTGAAAGAAGTTTCTACAAATTCATCAGGAAGTATGAGAGATACGAGAAAAGGAAATCAAAAATCACAGCACACAAACCCGACTGCATAGAATTAAAAGTTGGAGACGCTGTTAAGATAGCAGAATGCAGACCACTCAGCAAGACAAAACACTTCGTTGTAGTGGAAGTGAAAGGAGAGAGCTAA
- a CDS encoding 50S ribosomal protein L14 — MKAMSSNITKALPVGARLQCVDNTGAREVEIVAVKGYKGVRRRLAPAGIGDMIVISVKKGTVDMRREVTTAVVVRQKKEFRRADGLRVKFEDNAAVIVSPEGVLKGSEIRGPIAKEAAERWPAIGSAASTIV, encoded by the coding sequence ATGAAAGCTATGTCATCCAATATTACAAAGGCACTGCCAGTAGGTGCAAGACTTCAATGTGTTGATAATACAGGTGCAAGAGAAGTCGAAATAGTAGCTGTCAAAGGATACAAAGGTGTTAGAAGAAGATTAGCACCTGCAGGTATCGGTGACATGATTGTGATCTCAGTCAAAAAAGGTACAGTTGACATGAGAAGAGAAGTCACAACAGCTGTTGTTGTAAGGCAGAAAAAAGAATTTAGAAGGGCAGATGGCTTAAGGGTCAAATTTGAGGACAATGCTGCTGTAATAGTATCTCCAGAAGGTGTGCTAAAAGGTTCCGAAATAAGGGGACCAATTGCAAAGGAAGCAGCTGAAAGATGGCCTGCAATAGGAAGCGCTGCCAGTACAATAGTTTAA
- the rplX gene encoding 50S ribosomal protein L24: MSKQPRKQRKLIYKAPLHIRHNLMSVNLSKELREQYGRRSIPIRTGDSVKVVRGDFRDHEGKVEKIDLKNYRVMIEGASVQKPDGNKVYHTVHPSNIIIVELDLDDDERNQIIKRKG, translated from the coding sequence ATGTCAAAACAGCCAAGGAAACAAAGGAAACTTATCTACAAGGCACCTTTACATATACGCCACAACTTAATGAGCGTAAACCTCAGTAAGGAGCTCAGGGAACAATACGGAAGAAGATCCATTCCTATAAGGACTGGTGACTCTGTCAAAGTAGTTCGTGGTGATTTCAGGGATCATGAGGGCAAAGTAGAAAAGATAGACCTTAAAAATTACAGGGTAATGATTGAAGGAGCATCAGTCCAGAAACCAGATGGAAACAAAGTTTACCATACAGTACACCCTTCAAATATCATAATAGTAGAACTGGACCTGGACGATGATGAAAGAAACCAAATAATAAAGAGGAAGGGATAA
- a CDS encoding 30S ribosomal protein S4e, with amino-acid sequence MAKMGSRKHLKRFKSPEHWPIHPKENKWTVKPSAGPHSIEDSLPLLLVVRDILKVADNSREAKIIINNGDILVDGRARKDYKYPVGFMDVIELPKSEKVYRVLPDHKGRLILHSISKKNAEFKLCRIEDKTTIKGGKMQLNLHDGRNCLVEKEYKTGDVIVVEIPEQTVTDQIKFEAGTIGLITGGKHIGELGKIKEINTTRSSKSNTVLIETDDKKTFLTLTDYVFVIGKTKPVISLPGGN; translated from the coding sequence ATGGCAAAGATGGGATCAAGAAAACATCTTAAACGTTTCAAATCACCAGAGCACTGGCCAATCCATCCAAAAGAAAACAAATGGACTGTAAAACCAAGTGCAGGCCCACACTCAATTGAAGATTCACTCCCACTACTACTCGTAGTAAGGGATATCCTCAAAGTTGCAGATAACTCAAGGGAAGCAAAGATAATCATCAACAACGGTGACATCCTTGTGGACGGCCGTGCAAGAAAAGATTACAAATATCCAGTTGGATTCATGGATGTAATAGAATTACCAAAATCTGAAAAGGTTTACAGGGTACTGCCAGATCATAAAGGTAGGTTAATACTACACTCCATAAGTAAGAAAAATGCAGAATTTAAACTCTGCAGAATTGAGGATAAAACCACAATAAAAGGTGGTAAAATGCAGCTCAACCTCCACGACGGAAGAAACTGTCTTGTTGAAAAAGAATACAAAACAGGGGACGTTATTGTGGTTGAGATTCCAGAGCAAACCGTTACAGATCAGATCAAATTTGAAGCCGGAACAATCGGCCTCATAACTGGTGGTAAACACATAGGTGAGCTTGGTAAAATTAAAGAAATTAACACAACACGATCATCAAAATCAAACACTGTTCTAATTGAGACAGATGATAAAAAAACTTTCCTAACACTCACAGACTACGTCTTTGTCATAGGAAAAACAAAACCTGTTATTTCACTTCCAGGAGGTAACTAA
- a CDS encoding 50S ribosomal protein L5, with protein MNPMEQVKINKATVNIGVGDGGEQLARAEKLLTNITNQKPVRTYSKVTNPEFGIRKGQPIACKVTLRNEKAFDAVKLVLDGIGNRIKASQFDKQGNVSFGIAEHIEIPGMRYDPDIGIFGMNVAVTFEKPGYRIKRRKIQNKKVPNKHQVTKEETMEFMKEKFQVEIE; from the coding sequence ATGAACCCAATGGAACAAGTGAAAATTAACAAAGCAACAGTGAACATAGGTGTGGGTGACGGTGGAGAACAGCTTGCAAGGGCAGAAAAGCTCTTAACAAACATCACAAACCAGAAACCTGTACGTACTTATTCTAAGGTAACTAACCCTGAGTTTGGAATAAGAAAAGGACAGCCTATAGCATGCAAAGTCACACTAAGAAACGAAAAAGCATTTGATGCTGTTAAACTTGTACTTGATGGTATAGGTAACAGGATTAAGGCAAGTCAGTTCGACAAACAGGGAAACGTTTCATTTGGAATAGCAGAACACATAGAAATTCCAGGAATGAGGTACGATCCTGATATAGGTATATTTGGAATGAACGTTGCAGTAACCTTTGAAAAACCAGGTTACAGGATAAAGAGAAGGAAGATCCAGAACAAAAAAGTTCCAAATAAACATCAAGTCACAAAGGAAGAAACCATGGAATTCATGAAGGAAAAATTCCAGGTTGAAATAGAATAG
- a CDS encoding 30S ribosomal protein S14: MPRKYGKASRKCSRCGDHSALVRRYGLMLCRQCFRELAPKIGFKKYN; encoded by the coding sequence TTGCCAAGAAAATACGGAAAGGCATCAAGAAAATGTAGTAGATGCGGGGACCACTCTGCACTTGTCAGAAGATACGGGCTAATGCTTTGCAGACAGTGCTTCAGGGAACTTGCACCAAAGATCGGATTTAAAAAATACAACTAA